The proteins below come from a single Paracoccus sp. SCSIO 75233 genomic window:
- a CDS encoding amidase — MTDIADMTAIELAGRIRARDISPVEATKAALHRIEDRSRLNAFITVATEEALTEARAAEDAVMRGDDLGLLHGVPYSVKDLLATAGVRTTMGSRLFETNVPSGDAVSVARARTAGGIMIGKTTTPEFGHAQTASSPLFGLTLNPVDPDVTAGASSSGSAVAVAAGMGPLSIGTDGGGSVRIPAACCGIVGMKPTLGVIPHLALPDLFGANSYAGPMARTVADTALFFEALQGADSRDPWGQAAGQLHPDDGAGLAGLRIGWIPTAGARVEPETAAVTLAAVRRLEAEGAIVEEADIDFKSFEPVFLTLLRAGLAARTAAAFAGREDMVAASLVETVRFGQRLSAVELSEAQAQRTRLFQIMQAHFARFDLLVSPVLTAPPLPLGYDPMGEIEIGGAPAGTIRGAWYPFTYPQNLTGHPAISLPWGESSSGLPIALQLCAPWYQDRKLLRLAELVMQARPAG, encoded by the coding sequence ATGACCGATATTGCCGATATGACCGCGATCGAACTGGCCGGCCGGATACGCGCCCGCGATATCTCTCCGGTCGAGGCGACCAAAGCCGCGCTGCACCGGATCGAAGACCGGAGCCGCCTGAACGCATTCATCACCGTCGCCACGGAAGAAGCCCTGACCGAAGCGCGGGCGGCGGAAGATGCGGTGATGCGCGGCGACGATCTGGGCCTGCTGCATGGTGTGCCCTATTCGGTCAAGGATCTTCTCGCCACAGCCGGTGTGCGGACGACGATGGGGTCGCGCCTGTTCGAAACGAATGTGCCGAGCGGGGATGCCGTATCCGTCGCCCGTGCCCGCACGGCGGGCGGGATCATGATCGGCAAGACAACCACGCCCGAATTCGGCCACGCGCAAACCGCCAGCTCGCCACTATTCGGGCTGACGCTGAACCCGGTCGATCCCGATGTCACCGCGGGCGCGTCAAGCTCCGGCTCCGCCGTTGCCGTGGCGGCAGGCATGGGACCGCTTTCCATCGGGACCGATGGTGGCGGCTCGGTCAGGATACCGGCGGCCTGCTGCGGGATTGTCGGGATGAAACCGACGCTCGGGGTCATTCCCCATCTGGCGCTGCCTGATCTGTTCGGGGCAAATTCCTATGCCGGGCCGATGGCGCGCACGGTCGCGGATACGGCGCTGTTCTTCGAAGCGCTTCAGGGTGCGGATTCGCGTGACCCGTGGGGACAGGCCGCCGGGCAATTGCACCCGGATGACGGGGCCGGGCTTGCCGGGCTGAGGATCGGCTGGATTCCGACCGCTGGCGCGCGGGTGGAGCCGGAAACGGCGGCAGTGACGCTTGCCGCCGTGCGCCGACTCGAAGCCGAGGGCGCGATTGTCGAAGAAGCCGATATTGATTTCAAATCCTTCGAGCCGGTTTTCCTGACCCTGCTGCGGGCGGGTCTGGCTGCGCGCACCGCCGCTGCATTCGCGGGGCGTGAGGATATGGTTGCCGCTTCGCTGGTGGAGACGGTGCGTTTTGGCCAGCGCCTCTCGGCGGTTGAACTGTCGGAGGCACAGGCACAAAGGACGCGGCTTTTCCAGATCATGCAGGCGCATTTTGCACGGTTCGACCTGCTCGTCTCGCCGGTTCTTACCGCCCCGCCACTGCCGCTCGGCTATGATCCGATGGGTGAGATCGAAATCGGTGGCGCGCCTGCGGGGACAATCCGTGGCGCATGGTATCCCTTCACCTACCCGCAGAACCTGACAGGACATCCGGCGATTTCACTGCCCTGGGGCGAAAGCAGCTCCGGCCTTCCGATTGCCTTGCAACTATGCGCCCCGTGGTATCAGGATCGCAAATTGTTGAGGCTTGCGGAACTCGTGATGCAGGCCCGTCCGGCGGGGTAG
- a CDS encoding SDR family NAD(P)-dependent oxidoreductase — translation MSVCRRFDGKRVLVTGGGAGIGGGITRRMLDEGAAVGVMDLDISRLPEAAPDRLFAVQGDCTDAAALGQFHDDFCRKLGPVDVLVNNLGQSGRERSAPFHESQEETWRFVMEISLFSAMRMSRLVVPAMRQRGGRIVNISSLAAFNGEPGLADYASAKMGLIGLTRALARELAATGTTVNAVAPGAIRTAAHDSLPAHVVQGLIDRTPAGFVGSPEDVAAAVAFLASDEARFITGQTLLVDGGHWMI, via the coding sequence ATGTCCGTTTGCAGACGCTTTGATGGGAAACGGGTTCTGGTGACCGGGGGCGGCGCCGGGATCGGCGGCGGCATCACGCGGCGGATGCTGGATGAGGGGGCTGCGGTCGGTGTCATGGACCTCGACATTTCCAGATTGCCGGAAGCCGCCCCGGACAGGCTTTTCGCGGTTCAGGGCGATTGTACGGACGCCGCCGCCCTTGGACAGTTTCACGACGATTTCTGCCGGAAGCTGGGGCCTGTCGATGTGCTGGTCAACAATCTCGGCCAGAGCGGTCGGGAACGCAGCGCACCGTTTCACGAATCTCAGGAGGAAACATGGCGCTTCGTGATGGAAATCTCGCTGTTCAGTGCCATGCGCATGTCCCGGCTTGTGGTCCCCGCCATGCGGCAGAGGGGTGGCCGGATCGTCAATATCTCCAGCCTCGCCGCATTCAACGGTGAGCCGGGGCTGGCGGATTACGCATCCGCCAAGATGGGCCTGATCGGGCTGACCCGTGCGCTGGCCCGGGAACTGGCGGCGACCGGCACCACCGTGAATGCCGTGGCACCGGGCGCGATCCGGACTGCCGCGCATGACAGCCTGCCTGCCCATGTCGTGCAGGGTCTGATCGACCGCACCCCGGCAGGCTTTGTCGGCAGTCCTGAGGATGTGGCCGCCGCTGTCGCCTTTCTGGCCAGCGACGAGGCGCGCTTTATCACCGGCCAGACATTGCTGGTCGATGGCGGCCACTGGATGATCTGA
- a CDS encoding SDR family NAD(P)-dependent oxidoreductase, which translates to MSGSLSGRRIVVAGGAQGIGRATVARFLNEGASVAVIDRDDARPDDPGGTLPYAVADITDSAAIDHALNRLADDLGGLDGLVNCVGLDLLAPLENITDEDWDRLIAVNLTGAMKLCRAALPHLRRSENGATIVNLSSAAGLVPLKGRSAYAASKAGLQMFSKSLAMELAPDGIRVNTICPGAVDTALFRSSIDAHGDTEAQLESARNRYALNRIASPEEIASAILWLSSAESSYVTGVALAVDGGRSFH; encoded by the coding sequence ATGAGCGGGTCGCTGTCCGGTCGCCGCATTGTCGTTGCTGGTGGCGCGCAAGGCATCGGGCGGGCGACGGTTGCCCGGTTTCTGAACGAAGGTGCCAGCGTGGCCGTGATCGACCGCGATGATGCGCGCCCGGATGATCCGGGCGGGACATTGCCATATGCGGTTGCGGACATCACCGACAGCGCGGCCATCGATCATGCGCTGAACCGGCTCGCGGATGATCTGGGCGGGCTGGACGGTTTGGTCAATTGTGTCGGTCTCGACCTGCTGGCACCGCTTGAGAACATCACCGATGAGGACTGGGACCGGCTGATCGCCGTCAATCTGACCGGCGCGATGAAGCTGTGCCGCGCGGCCTTGCCGCATCTGCGCCGGTCTGAAAACGGCGCAACCATCGTCAATCTGTCATCGGCGGCAGGGCTGGTCCCGCTGAAGGGCCGCAGCGCCTATGCAGCGTCCAAGGCCGGTTTGCAGATGTTTTCCAAATCCCTTGCAATGGAACTCGCCCCGGATGGCATTCGCGTGAACACGATCTGCCCCGGTGCGGTCGATACGGCATTGTTCCGCAGCTCCATCGACGCGCACGGAGATACCGAAGCCCAGCTGGAAAGCGCGCGCAACCGCTATGCCCTGAACCGCATTGCCAGCCCTGAAGAAATAGCATCGGCCATTCTTTGGCTCAGCAGCGCCGAGTCTTCCTATGTTACCGGTGTCGCGCTTGCCGTGGATGGCGGTCGCAGCTTTCATTGA
- a CDS encoding polysaccharide deacetylase codes for MHLTSKGFPLFLTFDLDAETMWTARDAGYAKRPILMSQGAYGWKVGTDRILDLLKRHELRTTFFVPGLIVDQRPELMDRILVGGHEIAHHSYSHRWILNLSHDEEREEMERGFEAIKRVAGYAPRGWRSPAAELSDISMQLMLDYGFDYSSNFFDDDSPYLHHVDGKPTKLVELPFRWVLDDAPFFQYSIVLPGRTMQAPSAMLEAWQLELDVLHAERRMMMVGMHPQIIGQPSRLWALERLIEHAKSKGDIWMGRCDEMVADMRPRLESADP; via the coding sequence ATGCATTTGACGAGCAAGGGCTTCCCGCTGTTTCTGACCTTCGATCTGGATGCCGAGACGATGTGGACGGCGCGGGATGCCGGCTATGCGAAGCGCCCGATCCTGATGTCTCAGGGTGCCTATGGCTGGAAGGTCGGCACGGATCGTATTCTGGACCTGCTGAAACGCCATGAGCTGCGAACGACGTTTTTCGTTCCGGGGCTGATCGTCGATCAGCGGCCGGAACTGATGGACCGGATTCTGGTGGGCGGGCACGAAATCGCGCATCACAGCTATTCGCATCGCTGGATCCTCAACCTCAGCCATGACGAGGAGCGGGAGGAGATGGAGCGGGGCTTTGAGGCGATCAAGCGCGTTGCCGGTTACGCGCCGCGCGGCTGGCGCTCACCTGCGGCGGAGTTGAGTGATATTTCGATGCAGCTCATGCTGGACTATGGTTTCGACTATTCATCGAATTTTTTCGACGACGACTCGCCCTATCTTCATCATGTCGACGGCAAGCCGACGAAGCTGGTTGAGCTGCCATTCCGCTGGGTTCTGGATGACGCACCGTTCTTTCAGTACTCCATCGTGCTGCCGGGCCGGACGATGCAGGCACCGTCGGCCATGCTGGAGGCGTGGCAGCTTGAACTGGACGTTCTTCATGCCGAACGCCGGATGATGATGGTCGGGATGCATCCGCAGATCATCGGTCAGCCGTCGCGGCTATGGGCGCTGGAACGGCTGATCGAACATGCGAAGTCCAAGGGCGATATCTGGATGGGCCGCTGTGACGAGATGGTCGCGGATATGCGCCCGCGTCTGGAAAGCGCCGACCCATGA
- a CDS encoding ABC transporter permease: MSDLKPTIPIRIFALLVVLFLQLPVLVVILTSFSETSYLTIPPQGWTLKWFGEVLSDPTYLRAIKNSLILAVSSTVLSLVLGVAAAYGLFRKAIPGHEAITSLLMAPLIVPAVVIGVAMLQYVTLVGMRGSFLVLILAHVVITVPYILRSALASLSGIDLSVEEAARVLGADGPTAFRLVTLPLIKPGLVAGALFAFVTSMENVPVTIFLASARQTTLPILIFSSVEMGVNPGVAAVSTLLIIATVIVLVLAERWTGFHKFV; encoded by the coding sequence ATGAGCGATCTGAAACCGACGATCCCGATCAGAATATTCGCCCTGCTGGTTGTTCTGTTCCTGCAGCTTCCGGTGCTGGTGGTGATCCTGACCTCGTTCAGCGAGACCTCTTACCTGACCATTCCCCCGCAGGGCTGGACGCTGAAATGGTTCGGCGAGGTGCTGAGCGATCCGACCTATCTGCGTGCGATCAAGAACAGCCTGATCCTTGCGGTCAGCTCGACCGTGCTGTCGCTGGTGTTGGGTGTCGCGGCGGCCTATGGCCTGTTCAGGAAGGCCATTCCGGGGCATGAGGCGATCACCTCGCTGCTGATGGCGCCGCTGATCGTTCCGGCCGTGGTGATCGGGGTGGCGATGCTGCAATATGTCACGCTGGTCGGGATGCGGGGCAGCTTTCTGGTGCTGATCCTCGCGCATGTGGTGATTACGGTTCCGTATATCCTGCGCTCCGCGCTGGCCAGCCTGTCGGGGATCGACCTGTCGGTCGAAGAGGCGGCGCGGGTCTTGGGTGCTGACGGACCGACGGCGTTCCGGCTGGTGACATTGCCGCTGATCAAGCCCGGTCTGGTTGCGGGTGCGCTGTTTGCCTTCGTCACCTCGATGGAAAACGTCCCAGTGACGATCTTTCTGGCGAGTGCCAGACAGACCACGCTGCCGATCCTGATTTTCAGTTCGGTCGAGATGGGCGTCAATCCCGGCGTTGCGGCGGTTTCGACCTTGCTGATCATCGCGACCGTTATCGTGCTGGTTCTGGCTGAGCGCTGGACAGGTTTTCATAAATTTGTCTGA
- a CDS encoding ABC transporter permease, whose product MTGRRSAWLLIAPLLVVLLLSFVLPLILLLPTSFQEYQPGQGIVSGSFTLENYLRIATDGYYREVVLRTLVLGVSVTILCLLTGYPVAYLIVRGNPRWRLPLTLLVIFPLMLNLVVRSFGWIVLLTNRGVVNNLLIDLGIIETPLKLMFNMTGLLIGLTHIYLPFMVLMLVAALQNVPRDVESAASCLGASRVRVFWSVTFPLTAPGIIGGSILVFVLTISALVTPRMLGGPTYQVMATLIYDEYMQLLDWPSGSALSFALAFATIFIIWLSNRLTKKWAGMA is encoded by the coding sequence ATGACCGGCCGGCGCAGCGCATGGCTGCTGATTGCGCCGCTTCTGGTGGTGCTGCTGCTGTCCTTTGTCCTGCCACTGATCCTGCTGCTTCCCACGAGCTTTCAGGAATACCAACCCGGTCAGGGCATCGTTTCGGGCAGCTTCACGCTGGAAAACTATCTCAGGATCGCGACGGACGGGTATTATCGCGAGGTGGTGCTGCGTACGCTGGTGCTGGGCGTCAGCGTGACGATCCTGTGCCTTCTGACCGGCTATCCCGTCGCCTATCTGATCGTGCGCGGCAACCCGCGATGGCGTTTGCCGCTGACATTGCTGGTGATCTTTCCGCTGATGCTCAACCTCGTCGTCCGGTCCTTCGGCTGGATCGTGCTGCTGACCAATCGCGGGGTTGTCAACAACCTGCTGATCGATCTGGGCATCATCGAAACGCCGCTGAAGCTGATGTTCAACATGACCGGGCTGCTGATCGGGCTGACCCATATCTATCTGCCGTTCATGGTGCTGATGCTGGTCGCGGCCCTGCAAAACGTCCCCCGCGACGTGGAGTCCGCGGCGTCCTGTCTTGGTGCCAGCCGGGTGCGGGTTTTCTGGTCGGTCACCTTCCCGTTGACCGCGCCGGGGATCATCGGCGGGTCGATTCTGGTCTTCGTTCTGACGATCTCGGCGCTTGTCACGCCGCGCATGTTGGGCGGGCCGACATATCAGGTCATGGCGACGCTGATTTACGATGAATATATGCAGCTTCTCGACTGGCCGAGCGGGTCTGCGCTGTCCTTTGCGCTGGCCTTTGCAACCATATTCATCATCTGGCTTTCTAACCGGTTGACCAAGAAATGGGCGGGCATGGCATGA